The Raphanus sativus cultivar WK10039 unplaced genomic scaffold, ASM80110v3 Scaffold0221, whole genome shotgun sequence genome includes a window with the following:
- the LOC130501597 gene encoding uncharacterized protein LOC130501597, producing the protein MVLIANEEDILTKYEQNLPSSSSPQAAATETKQADAGDDDSEGFETASEREVSGEEDDSENDAVTNHEEAQIEPVREGEPITDNGSNQEEAVAEANEAKVEGNSLFVNGLYEDALSKYMLALELVQEFPDCTELRAICHLNRGVCLLKLGKYEETIKECTKALELNPTYAKALVRRAEAHEKLEHFEEAVTDLKKILELEPSNDQARKGIRRLEPLAAEKREKMKEEAITKLKEMGNSILGNFGMSVDNFKAVKDPNTGSYSLSFQN; encoded by the exons ATGGTGTTGATCGCGAACGAGGAAGATATCCTCACTAAATACGAACAAAACCTACCGTCTTCATCCTCGCCGCAAGCAGCCGCGACGGAGACGAAACAAGCCGACGCCGGAGATGATGATTCCGAAGGATTCGAAACAGCCAGCGAACGTGAAGTCAGCGGTGAGGAAGACGACAGCGAAAACGACGCCGTAACGAACCACGAGGAAGCTCAGATTGAGCCAGTGAGAGAAGGAGAACCAATAACCGACAACGGTTCGAACCAG GAGGAAGCCGTGGCGGAAGCTAATGAAGCTAAAGTGGAAGGAAACAGTTTGTTCGTTAATGGTCTTTACGAAGACGCATTGTCTAAGTATATGCTTGCGTTAGAGCTTGTTCAGGAGTTTCCGGATTGCACAGAGCTTAGAGCCATATGCCATTTAAACAGAGGAGTGTGTTTACTCAAACTG GGTAAGTACGAAGAGACGATCAAGGAATGCACAAAAGCGTTAGAGCTGAATCCTACTTACGCTAAGGCATTGGTTCGCAGGGCAGAAGCACACGAGAAGCTTGAACACTTTGAAGAAGCTGTCACAG ACTTGAAAAAGATCTTAGAACTTGAACCTTCGAATGATCAAGCTAGGAAAGGGATTCGACGTCTTGAACCTCTCGCTGCAGAGAAGcgagagaagatgaaagaagagGCTATAA CTAAGCTGAAGGAGATGGGAAACTCAATCTTGGGTAATTTTGGAATGAGTGTGGACAACTTCAAGGCTGTTAAAGATCCCAACACTGGCTCCTACTCTCTTTCTTTCCAAAACTAG
- the LOC108848778 gene encoding cinnamoyl-CoA reductase-like SNL6, with translation MDQEKSPSCCCVLDASTYVGFWILKKLLSRGYSVHAAIRRNGESEIEETIREMEATEERLVVYDVDVLDYQSILVSLKTCNAVFCCLDSPEGYDEKEVDLEVRGAINVVEACGRTESIEKIVFSSSLTASIWRDNIGTQKDVDEKCWSDQDFCRSKKLWHALAKMLSEKAAWALAMDRRLNMVSINPGLIVGPSVAQHNPRPTMSYLKGAAQMYENGVLAYVDVKFLADVHIRAFEDVSACGRYFCFNQIVNTEEEALKLVQSLSPLIPMPPRYESVMQGSEVYEERLRNNKLSKLVEAGSAC, from the exons atGGATCAAGAAAAGTCTCCCTCTTGCTGCTGCGTTCTTGATGCTTCTACTTATGTAGGTTTCTGGATTCTCAAGAAGTTGCTTAGCAGAGGATACTCTGTTCACGCAGCTATTCGTAGAAACG GGGAGAGTGAAATTGAAGAGACAATCAGAGAGATGGAAGCAACGGAGGAGAGATTAGTGGTGTACGATGTTGATGTGTTGGACTATCAAAGCATACTTGTCTCTCTCAAGACATGTAACGCTGTCTTCTGCTGCTTAGATAGCCCTGAAGGATACGAT GAGAAGGAGGTTGATTTGGAGGTGAGAGGAGCTATCAATGTGGTGGAGGCATGTGGAAGAACAGAGAGCATAGAGAAGAttgtcttctcttcttctttaacaGCTTCTATTTGGAGAGACAACATTGGAACTCAGAAGGATGTTGATGAGAAGTGTTGGAGTGATCAAGACTTCTGTCGCAGCAAGAAG CTGTGGCACGCATTGGCAAAGATGTTGTCCGAGAAAGCAGCTTGGGCACTAGCCATGGACCGTAGGCTCAACATGGTTTCTATCAATCCTGGTCTTATCGTCGGACCGTCGGTTGCACAACATAACCCTAGGCCCACCATGTCCTACCTCAAAG GAGCTGCACAAATGTATGAGAATGGAGTGTTGGCATATGTAGATGTGAAATTCTTAGCGGATGTTCATATTAGAGCATTCGAGGATGTTTCAGCATGTGGTCGATATTTCTGCTTCAACCAAATCGTCAacacagaagaagaagctctcAAGCTTGTCCAGAGTTTGTCTCCTTTGATACCTATGCCACCGAG GTATGAGAGTGTAATGCAAGGAAGCGAAGTTTACGAAGAAAGATTGAGGAACAATAAATTGAGCAAGCTGGTGGAAGCTGGCTCTGCTtgttaa
- the LOC108852017 gene encoding glycine-rich protein DOT1 yields MAVTKSSSLVLITLILAMSCLVSESRIARKDLGLDLGGIGVGIGTGIGIGLGGGGSGSGAGAGSGSGGGGGGSSSSSSSSSSSSSSSSGGGGGEAGSEAGSYAGSRAGSGSGRSSGSGRGRGGGGGGGGGHGGGGGRGGGGGSGNGGGYGEGGGYGGGYGGGGD; encoded by the coding sequence ATGGCTGTGACTAAGTCATCGTCACTGGTTCTAATCACCTTGATACTGGCTATGTCGTGCCTAGTCTCCGAGAGCCGGATTGCAAGAAAAGACTTGGGTTTGGACCTTGGCGGGATAGGGGTAGGGATCGGTACTGGCATCGGCATAGGTCTCGGTGGAGGTGGATCCGGATCCGGAGCTGGTGCCGGGTCAGGatccggaggaggaggaggagggtcaagctcttcttcctcttctagcTCCAGCAGCTCTTCTTCTAGCTCTGGGGGTGGTGGAGGTGAAGCGGGATCAGAAGCGGGATCATACGCGGGGTCACGTGCAGGGTCTGGTTCTGGTAGAAGTTCCGGGTCAGGCCGTGgaagaggaggtggtggtggtggtggaggggGTCATGGCGGAGGAGGTGGTCGCGGTGGAGGAGGTGGATCCGGTAATGGAGGAGGGTACGGTGAAGGCGGTGGATATGGAGGAGGTTACGGTGGCGGCGGCGACTGA